One stretch of Bactrocera tryoni isolate S06 unplaced genomic scaffold, CSIRO_BtryS06_freeze2 scaffold_7, whole genome shotgun sequence DNA includes these proteins:
- the LOC120781566 gene encoding respirasome Complex Assembly Factor 1-like yields the protein MQHLIKCYNDTSKNVDLNTAIATLDYENIKSLKKSPREDEFLDVIYWARQIFGILLGIVWGIVPLKGFLGLVLFAGISCGIVYIYSINFQGIDEEAYGGAWELVKEDFMTSFAGFLVTWIIFYTGLHYDTIMAEKELS from the exons ATGCAACACCTAATAAAATGCTACAACGACACATCGAAAAATGTTGATTTGAATACCGCTATAGCAACACTGGACTACGAAAATATAA aaagcttaaaaaagtcaccacgtgag GATGAATTCTTAGACGTTATCTACTGGGCGAGACAGATTTTTGGCATTCTTTTAGGCATAGTATGGGGCATTGTGCCATTAAAGGGCTTCCTGGGATTAGTACT ATTCGCTGGTATCAGTTGTGGCATTGTGTACATTTATTCCATAAATTTCCAAGGTATTGATGAGGAGGCTTACGGAGGCGCTTGGGAGCTGGTTAAAGAGGATTTTATGACGTCATTTGCGGGTTTTCTTGTGACGTGGATAATTTTCTATACTGGACTGCATTATGATACTATAATGGCTGAGAAGGAGCTGTCATAA